The Phaeocystidibacter marisrubri genomic interval ATTGAAGCCATGGCCAGAGGTTTGGTTTGTGTTGGGACGCCCATTGGAGGTATTGTTGAGTTGATTGATAAGGCACACACCTTTCCATTGGATGATGTAGAGCATGCAACTCAGTTTTTTGCCCAATTAATAGACCATAGTGATACTTGGATGGAAATCGGTGAACGCAATATTCAAAAGGCGAGGGAATACGGTCAATCTGTACTCGGACCGCGAAGAATTGTGATGTATACCGAACTGCGTGATGCTATTCCTCTAGATTAAGGGGAACCTCGCTATATTTGAATTCTAAATCGAACGTCCTATCAACTCCATCTACCACCAACTCCGCTATATTTTACCACTCTGGTTTGTCCAGCTGATCACAGCATGGTTACCAGACAATAAGTTCACCATACGTTTTCGTGGGGTGCTGGTGAGCCCTTTTATTGGAAAGTGTGGCAAGAACTTCACACTAGCGGGAGGAGTGGTCATCAATGGACCACAGGGACTAAATGTTGGAGACAACGTCTACTTTGCCAGAGGGACATGGATTAATGCGAAGGCAGGAATTTATATTGAAGACAACGTACTTTTTGGTCCCAATGTGGTGATCAGTTCGGCCCAGCACGTTTTCAAAGACGGAAGCTTTGCTAGCGGTCAGAATATTTACCGCCCTATTACCATTGGTGAGGGCTCATGGCTGGCAGCCAATGTCACCGTAAAATGCGGTGTGAAATTGGGCAAGGGCAATTTGGTTGCAAGCAATTCAAGCGTGGTAAGCGACACACCCGATTACTATTTGGTGGCTGGTGTTCCTGCGCAGCCTGTGAAACCCGTAAGTGAAAGAGATGGTGAAGCTTTTACAGGTGTGATTCCCAAACGTTCATAGTGGTATGAAATTGATGTTGGTCATTAACAACGCCTTTTCTGCATTTCACTTAAAGGGTGCCGTTCGGTATTTCTCGGAGAAAGGTCACGATGTGAGTATCATGTCTACTCCGGGAAAATTGGTGGATGATTTGGCCAAAGAAGAGGGGGGAAGAGTTATTCCCATTCAATTGAATCGAGATATTGCCCCATTTGAAGACATCAGATCCTTATTCCAACTCATTCGAATTCTGAAGAAGGAAAAGCCAGACGTCATCAATGTAGGAAGCCCTAAAACAGGATTTCTCTTTGCATTGGCAAAAATTTTCCTACCTAAACTCCCAATGATCTTCACATTGAGAGGAATTCGAAGTGACACCTTGACTGGCCTTAAACGAGCGATCGTATTCCGAACGGAGAAGCTAGCTTGCTCGATGGCTGAAAAGGTGATTGTGATTAGTCCTTCTCTGCGCGATCATGCCGTGGAAATAGGCATGTTAGATCCTCAAAAAGCCGTTGTTTTTGGTGCGGGTAGCAGCAATGGAATTAATACGGAACTCTATAAACTCACAGATGAGTGGGTTCAAAAGGGGAATGACCTGAGATCTGAGCTTGGGATTTCTCCCAATGCTTTGGTCATGACTACCATTGGTAGGGTGACGAAAGATAAGGGACTCACCGAGGTCTACCGGGCTTATAAGCGCTTGGCGGGTGAGTACGCAGAACTACATTGGCTAGTTGCAGGACCAGCAGAGGAAGGCGATCCTTTGGATCCTTCTATTGTAAAGGCAATGGTTGAGAATTCGCGCATTCATTTATTGGGTCAAGTGAATCCCATTCAACCTGTAATAGCGGCCAGCACAGTTGTTATTCAATACAGTTACCGCGAAGGGTTTGGCAACGTAGTCCTACAAGCCATGGCCATGAAACGTCCAGTAGTTATTGCCGATATTCCAGGCTTGCGAGATACCTTGGGAAACAGTTCCGCTGGATTGAAAATACGCCCCAAAGACTCAGAATTATTGGCAACCTCTATCAATCATTATCTATCTCGCCCAGATTTGTGTGAGCAACACGGAGAGTTTGGTCGGAAGCGCGTTGAACAACATTTTGCTTCTGAAGTGATTTGGGATGCCCAAAGTGCATTGTATGCTGAAATATCGGGGAACAAATGAAGTTAGAATACCTCATATATCCCGCTATTTTCATCATTCTAGTTGGTGTGATGCAATTGTACATGTACATCGCAAAGCGCTTTGACATTACGGACGAACCTGGGTATCGCAGCAATCATCAACACACCGTATTGCGGGGAGGGGGAATTCTATTTCCCATTGTAGTGCTGCTTTTCTTTGCCATTCACGGTCCATTACATCCCTATTTCTTCGCAGGTGTCTTCATGCTGTCTGTGGTGAGTTTTTGGGATGATGTGATGAACGTGAAAGCCGTTTATCGATTGATGGTTCAAATCGCAGCTGTTGGTTTGATGTTGCTCGATCTTCATGTAGCTAATCTCGGTTGGCCCATTTTGCTCCTGATGTTTGTTGTTGGAGTTGGGTGGGTAAATGCTTTCAATTTCATGGATGGCATTAACGGCATCACGGCTATTAATGCGAGCTTGAATTTGGCAACCTTGGTGTTAATCAACTATGAAATGCGCTTCATTGAGATGCGCTTGCTGATTTTTCTATTGCTCTCTGTGATTGTGTTCGGCATCTATAACTTCAGAAGGAGAGCGCTTGTATTTGCGGGAGATATCGGCTCTATCACCATGGCGTATTCAACGGCATTTGCCATGGGAGCGCTTATTCTGTATACGGGACAGTGGCAATATTTACTTTTCTTGAGTGTGTATGCGGTAGATGCAGGTTATTCGGTTTTACACCGTGTATTCCATGGTTTTAATCCGCTAAAGCCTCACAGAACTTTCCTATTTCACATGTTGGTAAATGAAGTCGGCTGGCCACATTTGGCGGTAAGTTCGCTATATGCCGGACTTCAATTGCTCATCAATTTACTGACCTACTACGTTATTATCCCTGCTAACCATACCAATGCGTGGAGTTTACTACTCTTGGCCGTGCTCACAACAGCATATTGGTTGATCAAGTCCTATTTGCGAAAAACAGCAAGACGTAAAGGAACACTGTGGCGTGAAGAACACGAGAAAGTATTCTCTAGAACTAAGACTTAGTATCGAGTATTTCTCGGAACATTTGCTGAGTGATCGGTTTAATGATGTAATCAGAGATGTCTGAAATGGAGTTTGCCTTTTCGATATCATCTGGAACAACGGAAGAACTGATCATGTATACCGTGATTGGCTTGCTAAGTTTGGGTTTGATTTTAACAAACTGCTCCATAAACTCCCAACCATCCATATAAGGCATGTTGATATCCAAAAAGATGATGTCGGGTAGTTTTTCTCGTACACCTAGGTTTTCGTTGAGATAATTAAAAGCCTCTTCACCGTCTCCGAAAACCAATACACGCTTAACTACAGAGCTACTCTTAATCGATTTTGTAGCGGTGTATTGGTAAACTTCATCATCGTCTATGATGCAAATAATCTCTTTACTTCCTTCATGTAACATAATGCAGGGTGTTTTGTATGGCTGGTTATCGTTTTTCTGAAGATGGGAAGATGATAGTGAAGGTGGTACCTACATCTAATTTGCTCGTTACTTTAATCTGACCTCCGCACGATTCAATTTGAGTTTTGGTCATGAATAGACCCAGACCCTTGCCTGGCTTGCTGCGGTGAAAGGTTTTGTACAGTCCAAAAACTTTGTGGGCGTTCTTATTCATATCTATACCCGAACCATTGTCTGAGAAGATGAGTTCAGTTCGTCCTGCTTCATTCACTCGTGTTGATATATTCAACTCGAGCTGTCTTTCTTCGGATCGGTATTTAATGGCATTGCTCATCAGGTTCAACAAGAGACTATTCAAGTAGACCTTTGGGAAATACACTTTCTTAACAGCGCTCAGATCGACATGAATCTGGGCATTGGTTTCTTCAATTTGACGCGCCAATAACTTTTGGGCTTGTTCAATGGCAGGCTCTATGTCAACAATTTGGGTTTTGATCTCCGCATTGTCTAGAATCTTTACCGTTTCTAAGAGTTCTTCCAGTAGGTTCTGTAAACTGTGGTTTACTTCTTTCAGTTTAGCAACGATTTCAGCACGCTCTTCATTGTCTTCAGCATCGTCGTATATGGAGAGTAAAAGTCCTAGGTTACCAATTGGACTTCTCACATTATGTGAAATGATATGACTGAACTCCTTTAACTGCTTGTTGCGTGTTTCCATTTGATCGATCAGTGCGTGAAGCTGACGATCCTTCTCATGAAGCTCTGTAATATCAACACCTTCAGGAATCAAATTGGTGATTTCTCCGGCTTCATTCTTAAGTGGTGTAAGGCTAAAGGCAATACGGCGCTTTTTACCTTGCTTATCGATCATTGTAGTTTCATAATGAACCACTTCATCATT includes:
- a CDS encoding acyltransferase, which translates into the protein MSPFIGKCGKNFTLAGGVVINGPQGLNVGDNVYFARGTWINAKAGIYIEDNVLFGPNVVISSAQHVFKDGSFASGQNIYRPITIGEGSWLAANVTVKCGVKLGKGNLVASNSSVVSDTPDYYLVAGVPAQPVKPVSERDGEAFTGVIPKRS
- a CDS encoding glycosyltransferase family 4 protein, which gives rise to MKLMLVINNAFSAFHLKGAVRYFSEKGHDVSIMSTPGKLVDDLAKEEGGRVIPIQLNRDIAPFEDIRSLFQLIRILKKEKPDVINVGSPKTGFLFALAKIFLPKLPMIFTLRGIRSDTLTGLKRAIVFRTEKLACSMAEKVIVISPSLRDHAVEIGMLDPQKAVVFGAGSSNGINTELYKLTDEWVQKGNDLRSELGISPNALVMTTIGRVTKDKGLTEVYRAYKRLAGEYAELHWLVAGPAEEGDPLDPSIVKAMVENSRIHLLGQVNPIQPVIAASTVVIQYSYREGFGNVVLQAMAMKRPVVIADIPGLRDTLGNSSAGLKIRPKDSELLATSINHYLSRPDLCEQHGEFGRKRVEQHFASEVIWDAQSALYAEISGNK
- a CDS encoding MraY family glycosyltransferase codes for the protein MKLEYLIYPAIFIILVGVMQLYMYIAKRFDITDEPGYRSNHQHTVLRGGGILFPIVVLLFFAIHGPLHPYFFAGVFMLSVVSFWDDVMNVKAVYRLMVQIAAVGLMLLDLHVANLGWPILLLMFVVGVGWVNAFNFMDGINGITAINASLNLATLVLINYEMRFIEMRLLIFLLLSVIVFGIYNFRRRALVFAGDIGSITMAYSTAFAMGALILYTGQWQYLLFLSVYAVDAGYSVLHRVFHGFNPLKPHRTFLFHMLVNEVGWPHLAVSSLYAGLQLLINLLTYYVIIPANHTNAWSLLLLAVLTTAYWLIKSYLRKTARRKGTLWREEHEKVFSRTKT
- a CDS encoding response regulator gives rise to the protein MLHEGSKEIICIIDDDEVYQYTATKSIKSSSVVKRVLVFGDGEEAFNYLNENLGVREKLPDIIFLDINMPYMDGWEFMEQFVKIKPKLSKPITVYMISSSVVPDDIEKANSISDISDYIIKPITQQMFREILDTKS